A genomic region of Methanothermobacter sp. CaT2 contains the following coding sequences:
- a CDS encoding 4Fe-4S binding protein, which translates to MAIGLKAYPELCHGCGNCVIACPVNALRSPEVAGGKGPTDDVEIIMIVEDGVVNIKNPDLCGKCGTCVESCPVDAIRLEELE; encoded by the coding sequence ATGGCAATAGGACTTAAGGCATACCCTGAACTCTGCCATGGATGTGGAAACTGCGTGATCGCATGTCCAGTGAACGCCCTCAGAAGCCCCGAGGTTGCAGGTGGAAAGGGGCCAACAGATGATGTGGAGATCATCATGATAGTTGAGGACGGGGTTGTTAACATAAAGAACCCTGATCTCTGTGGAAAGTGCGGCACATGTGTTGAAAGCTGCCCTGTTGATGCAATCAGGCTGGAGGAATTAGAATGA
- the nuoE gene encoding NADH-quinone oxidoreductase subunit NuoE: MDEELNRIFAGYNGHKSEIIPILQDIQDAYGYLPEDALEEAARFTGVSRTHVYGVATFYAQFRFKPRGRKHIMVCTGTACHVSGAEQVLDALERHLGIEEGDVTDDMEYSLESVGCIGCCSLAPCAMVNDEVVSRIKPSRAGKIFPKKS; the protein is encoded by the coding sequence ATGGATGAGGAATTAAACAGAATATTTGCGGGTTACAATGGCCATAAATCTGAAATCATACCCATACTGCAGGATATACAGGATGCATACGGTTATCTTCCAGAGGATGCCCTGGAAGAAGCAGCTCGCTTCACAGGGGTTAGCAGGACCCATGTATACGGGGTCGCCACCTTCTATGCCCAGTTCAGGTTCAAACCAAGGGGGAGAAAGCACATAATGGTCTGCACAGGAACGGCATGTCATGTCAGCGGAGCGGAACAGGTTCTCGATGCACTTGAGAGGCACCTCGGCATAGAGGAGGGGGACGTTACAGATGACATGGAATACTCACTCGAATCCGTGGGCTGTATAGGGTGCTGCTCCCTTGCACCCTGTGCAATGGTGAACGATGAGGTTGTATCACGCATAAAACCATCAAGGGCAGGTAAAATATTCCCAAAAAAGTCTTAG
- a CDS encoding helix-turn-helix transcriptional regulator: MPKHIVSGLKYIAAVNLTKQGHSQREIAKALNMNRSTVSHYLNGRNLSWRSIEVAKVITEMCPRDFLLLTHSLTQNTEMTRTIIKTCQKQKFQGKVRNSCIGCGLCVDTCLMKAISLRDLKAHIESEWCCGCLICVDMCPTDSIEIKEVELDGNNRSN; encoded by the coding sequence ATGCCGAAACATATAGTTTCTGGACTCAAATACATAGCAGCTGTAAATCTGACAAAGCAGGGCCATTCACAGAGAGAGATAGCTAAGGCTCTCAACATGAACAGATCAACTGTTTCTCACTACCTCAACGGCAGGAACCTCTCCTGGAGGTCAATAGAGGTTGCAAAGGTAATAACAGAGATGTGTCCAAGGGACTTCCTTCTTCTCACCCACTCCCTTACACAGAACACAGAGATGACAAGGACCATCATAAAAACGTGCCAGAAGCAGAAATTTCAGGGAAAGGTCAGGAACTCATGTATTGGGTGCGGGCTATGTGTGGACACATGCCTTATGAAGGCCATAAGTTTAAGAGACCTCAAGGCACATATAGAATCCGAATGGTGCTGCGGGTGTCTCATCTGTGTTGATATGTGTCCAACTGATTCTATAGAAATAAAGGAGGTAGAACTTGATGGAAACAACCGAAGTAATTGA
- the moaA gene encoding GTP 3',8-cyclase MoaA has protein sequence MHVQDRHGRPVMSLRLSITVRCNVNCIYCHKDGMISSREELSAADIEKLCRVASDLGVGKIRLSGGEPLIRDDIVEIVERINNIGFRDISITTNGTLLEGYSAALSEAGLDRVNVSFDTLNPETYRFITRKDYLERVKSGISSAVDLGLDPVKINMVILRGVNHHEIWDMFEFCREKGAVLQIIELLKTESCHDDAVERYHCDITPIEAELAERADRIRTRKFMQDRKKYYIDGGEIEVVRPMDNTRFCANCTRLRVTPDGKLKPCLLRNDNLVDTRDALRENDTDRLRELFFEAIRRRSPYYTP, from the coding sequence ATGCATGTCCAAGACAGACACGGAAGACCGGTTATGTCACTGCGGCTATCCATAACAGTTCGCTGCAACGTTAACTGTATCTACTGCCACAAGGACGGAATGATCTCATCCAGGGAAGAGCTGTCGGCTGCAGATATAGAGAAGCTCTGCAGGGTTGCCTCCGACCTCGGTGTGGGGAAGATACGTCTCTCAGGTGGAGAGCCCCTCATACGGGATGATATAGTTGAAATAGTTGAGAGGATAAATAACATCGGATTCCGGGACATATCCATAACAACCAACGGCACCCTCCTTGAAGGGTACAGCGCTGCTTTGAGCGAAGCTGGACTTGACAGGGTCAACGTGAGCTTTGACACCCTCAACCCTGAGACCTACCGCTTCATAACCCGGAAGGATTACCTTGAAAGGGTTAAGTCTGGTATAAGCAGTGCCGTTGATTTGGGGCTTGATCCGGTCAAGATAAACATGGTGATCCTCAGGGGTGTGAACCACCACGAGATATGGGACATGTTTGAATTCTGCCGTGAGAAGGGCGCTGTGCTCCAGATAATTGAACTCCTCAAAACAGAAAGTTGCCATGATGACGCCGTCGAAAGATACCACTGCGACATCACCCCCATCGAGGCGGAACTTGCAGAGAGGGCGGACCGGATCAGAACCAGAAAATTCATGCAGGACCGCAAGAAGTACTATATAGATGGGGGGGAAATCGAGGTTGTGAGGCCCATGGACAACACAAGGTTCTGTGCAAACTGCACAAGGCTCAGGGTAACCCCTGATGGGAAGCTGAAACCCTGCCTCCTCAGAAACGACAACCTCGTGGATACCAGGGACGCCCTGAGGGAAAACGATACTGACAGACTTCGTGAACTATTCTTTGAGGCCATAAGAAGGAGATCCCCCTACTACACTCCATGA
- the hxlB gene encoding 6-phospho-3-hexuloisomerase, producing MIIKEAIRDIIHNLEKMERDIDERTLDNFIEILTSAANVFVLGLGRSGLVARAFAMRLMHLEINAFVVGETITPAINEGDVLIAISGSGRTSYIVNAASIARERGAKVVAVTSYPDSDLAGLADLTVTIKGRTKIDGEKDYMKRQMRGNHHSRTPLGTLFEISALVFLDGIIAELMERFDKREEDLHHRHSSFD from the coding sequence ATGATAATAAAAGAGGCTATCAGGGACATAATCCATAATCTGGAGAAGATGGAGAGGGATATTGATGAGAGAACCCTTGATAATTTCATAGAAATCCTGACGTCTGCAGCCAACGTCTTTGTCCTGGGACTTGGGAGATCGGGCCTCGTTGCCAGGGCATTTGCCATGAGACTTATGCACCTTGAAATAAACGCCTTTGTGGTGGGCGAGACCATAACCCCTGCAATAAATGAGGGTGACGTCCTGATAGCAATATCAGGTTCGGGCAGGACAAGTTACATCGTGAATGCAGCATCCATCGCCCGGGAGAGGGGTGCAAAGGTCGTGGCAGTAACATCATACCCTGACTCTGACCTCGCAGGGCTGGCAGATCTTACTGTGACCATAAAAGGAAGGACAAAGATTGACGGTGAGAAGGATTACATGAAGAGGCAGATGAGGGGCAACCATCACTCAAGAACACCCCTTGGAACACTCTTTGAGATATCAGCCCTGGTATTCCTGGACGGCATCATAGCTGAACTCATGGAGAGGTTTGATAAGAGGGAGGAGGATCTGCACCACAGGCACAGCTCCTTTGATTAG
- a CDS encoding NADH-quinone oxidoreductase subunit NuoF: MIEKIAGDSLKEYMSLFRGEATILIGSATCGRSAGAQKIEEIMRQRAAELSVECRIIHTGCMGLCYAEPMVVVFNGDSRGYIYGPVNRKLAKRIIQEHLVEAGEAGPIGSVDIAFNGDSFEPVYTLEFMEGQSRRILRRCGLIDPENLGHYLATGGYRGLMRALEMEPDEVIEEIRGSGLRGRGGAGFPTWLKWSLCRQEASEMKYLICNADEGDPGAFMNRSLIEGDPHALLEGILIASYAVGAREAYIYCRAEYPLALERLRGAISDLRNLGLLGKDILGSGFDLDIKIKEGAGAFVCGEETALISSIEGKRGMPRTRPPFPTTRGLWGKPTVINNVETLAAVSMIMQHGADYFNSMGTPESRGTKTFSLVGDVRRTGLIEVPLGTTLREVIFDIGGGVVDGELKAVQIGGPSGGCLPAELIDTGIDYDSLTSAGAIMGSGGLVVLSDRTCMVELARYFLEFTQRESCGKCVPCRVGTRQMLMILNDIVEGSGRLEDPEILRDVAEGVRAASLCGLGQTSPNPVLTTLRYFEDEYRDHINGRCTAAACSELMHYIIDPEKCDGCMACIRTCPAEAIKGSRDEVHVIDQDECLKCGSCLDICKKDAVRRVPGPYRQENLFSKDS; the protein is encoded by the coding sequence ATGATCGAAAAAATTGCAGGGGACTCCCTGAAGGAATACATGTCCCTCTTCAGGGGCGAAGCTACCATACTTATAGGTTCAGCCACCTGTGGAAGGTCTGCAGGGGCCCAGAAGATAGAGGAGATAATGAGGCAGAGGGCAGCAGAACTCTCAGTTGAGTGCAGGATCATACACACAGGCTGCATGGGCCTCTGCTACGCCGAGCCCATGGTGGTCGTGTTCAACGGGGATAGCCGTGGTTACATCTACGGCCCGGTGAACCGTAAACTCGCAAAGAGGATAATCCAGGAGCACCTGGTGGAGGCGGGGGAGGCTGGACCCATAGGTTCTGTGGACATCGCCTTCAATGGCGACTCATTTGAACCGGTTTACACTCTGGAATTCATGGAGGGACAGTCAAGGAGGATACTCCGAAGATGCGGCCTTATAGACCCTGAAAACCTGGGACACTACCTTGCAACCGGAGGCTACAGGGGCCTCATGAGGGCCCTTGAAATGGAACCTGATGAGGTAATTGAGGAGATTAGGGGCTCCGGCCTCAGGGGCCGCGGAGGCGCAGGATTCCCGACATGGCTCAAATGGAGTCTCTGTCGCCAGGAGGCCTCAGAAATGAAGTACCTCATTTGCAACGCCGATGAGGGAGACCCGGGGGCCTTCATGAACCGTTCACTCATAGAGGGGGATCCACATGCCCTGCTTGAGGGGATACTCATAGCCTCATATGCAGTGGGTGCCAGGGAGGCCTACATCTACTGCAGGGCAGAGTACCCACTTGCCCTTGAGAGACTCAGGGGAGCCATATCTGATCTGAGAAATCTGGGACTCCTCGGTAAGGATATCCTCGGGTCAGGTTTCGACCTGGATATAAAGATAAAGGAGGGTGCAGGGGCATTTGTCTGTGGAGAGGAAACAGCCCTGATATCCTCAATTGAGGGTAAGAGGGGAATGCCAAGGACAAGACCCCCATTCCCAACAACAAGGGGCCTCTGGGGCAAACCCACCGTTATAAACAATGTTGAGACCCTTGCAGCTGTTTCAATGATAATGCAGCACGGTGCAGACTACTTCAACTCCATGGGAACCCCTGAAAGCAGGGGAACCAAGACCTTCTCCCTTGTGGGCGATGTCAGAAGAACCGGCCTCATTGAGGTCCCACTGGGCACAACCCTGAGGGAGGTCATCTTCGATATTGGAGGGGGAGTTGTGGATGGAGAGCTGAAAGCGGTACAGATCGGGGGACCTTCAGGGGGATGCCTCCCTGCTGAACTTATCGATACCGGTATAGACTATGACTCCCTCACATCTGCAGGGGCAATAATGGGTTCAGGTGGCCTTGTTGTTCTATCGGACCGCACATGCATGGTTGAACTTGCAAGGTACTTCCTTGAGTTCACACAGAGGGAGTCCTGTGGAAAATGCGTACCCTGCCGCGTGGGGACAAGGCAGATGCTCATGATACTCAATGATATCGTGGAGGGTTCGGGAAGACTTGAAGACCCGGAGATCCTCAGGGATGTAGCTGAAGGTGTCAGGGCAGCCTCACTATGCGGCCTCGGCCAGACATCACCAAACCCGGTTCTGACGACACTCAGATACTTTGAGGACGAGTATCGTGACCACATAAACGGCAGGTGCACAGCCGCAGCATGCAGTGAACTGATGCACTACATCATAGACCCTGAAAAATGTGATGGATGCATGGCCTGCATCCGGACATGCCCGGCGGAGGCCATAAAGGGTTCAAGGGACGAGGTGCATGTTATAGACCAGGATGAGTGCCTCAAGTGCGGGTCATGTCTTGATATATGTAAAAAGGATGCTGTCAGGAGGGTTCCCGGCCCCTACCGCCAGGAAAACCTATTCAGCAAGGATTCATGA
- the fwdD gene encoding tungsten-dependent formylmethanofuran dehydrogenase subunit FwdD, protein MRVILNTGRTIWQGQAIESGKDLKMYVDAAAIIQMNPDMMKQLGISEGDNVKVISEYGDVVVKAVEAKEPLPEGMVYIPMGPWANRVIRPDTDSTATPSFKNIPVEIIPTDEEVPDMPTLMKVYGKVGQI, encoded by the coding sequence ATGAGAGTCATACTAAACACAGGAAGGACCATCTGGCAGGGACAGGCTATAGAGTCCGGTAAGGACCTTAAGATGTACGTCGATGCAGCTGCCATAATTCAGATGAACCCTGACATGATGAAGCAGCTCGGAATAAGCGAAGGAGACAACGTGAAGGTCATCTCAGAATATGGGGATGTCGTTGTAAAGGCTGTTGAAGCTAAGGAGCCACTCCCAGAGGGAATGGTTTACATACCAATGGGGCCCTGGGCCAACAGGGTTATAAGGCCAGATACTGATTCAACAGCAACACCCAGCTTTAAGAACATACCGGTGGAGATCATACCCACCGATGAAGAGGTTCCTGACATGCCAACCCTCATGAAGGTCTACGGTAAGGTAGGTCAGATCTAA
- the fwdF gene encoding tungsten-dependent formylmethanofuran dehydrogenase subunit FwdF: METTEVIEGKNITVERTGEEDRKLIFQDCLCAVCGLCGEICPVNAIEVNPTGAMVRTEQDESKICIDENKCVLCGMCSSICPFQALDLQIDGTSIKELAEYPKIIKSAEIDDETCIQCKACETACPQDAITITRDLPERKDLITGEIEIDKETCIYCGMCEEMCPVDAIEIDHQVPTSSSPAVATDIRVDEDKCVHCGICKRICPVDAITQVCRICPYGEYEIKVPEVTGTSYIDPELCVNCGWCQEICPVDAATVTKPFEGELIIDEDTCQACETCVMACPCNVLSFPKPEKPGEKPAKLYKDERFCIYCGACERSCPVDAIEVKRSRINTTPIKSKAWKNAFESLLK, encoded by the coding sequence ATGGAAACAACCGAAGTAATTGAAGGTAAGAACATTACCGTGGAGCGAACCGGTGAAGAAGACAGAAAGTTAATCTTCCAGGATTGCCTCTGCGCTGTTTGCGGACTCTGCGGTGAAATCTGTCCTGTGAACGCCATTGAAGTCAACCCGACAGGCGCAATGGTGAGAACCGAACAGGACGAGTCAAAGATATGCATCGATGAGAACAAATGTGTCCTCTGCGGTATGTGCAGTTCAATCTGCCCATTCCAGGCACTGGACCTTCAGATTGACGGAACATCAATAAAGGAACTTGCAGAATACCCAAAAATCATCAAATCAGCTGAGATAGATGATGAAACATGTATACAGTGCAAGGCCTGTGAAACAGCATGTCCACAGGATGCCATAACCATAACAAGGGACCTGCCCGAAAGGAAGGACCTCATAACAGGTGAGATCGAGATAGACAAGGAAACCTGTATCTACTGTGGAATGTGTGAGGAGATGTGTCCGGTTGATGCGATAGAGATAGACCACCAGGTGCCGACCTCCTCAAGTCCAGCAGTCGCGACTGACATACGAGTCGATGAGGATAAATGTGTCCACTGCGGTATATGTAAGAGGATATGCCCTGTTGACGCCATAACTCAGGTCTGCAGGATATGCCCATACGGTGAATACGAGATCAAGGTCCCGGAGGTCACAGGAACATCCTACATCGACCCTGAACTCTGTGTGAACTGTGGATGGTGCCAGGAGATATGTCCTGTTGACGCTGCAACGGTGACAAAGCCCTTCGAGGGAGAACTCATTATCGACGAGGACACCTGCCAGGCCTGTGAAACCTGTGTGATGGCATGCCCATGCAACGTTTTATCATTCCCTAAACCAGAAAAACCAGGTGAAAAACCAGCCAAGCTCTACAAGGACGAAAGGTTCTGCATATACTGCGGTGCATGTGAGAGGTCATGTCCCGTTGACGCAATAGAGGTTAAGAGGAGCAGGATAAATACCACTCCAATCAAATCAAAGGCCTGGAAGAACGCCTTTGAATCATTACTCAAATAA
- the fdhF gene encoding formate dehydrogenase subunit alpha: MKWTVNFRIDGRELEAEHGMTVLEAALANDIYIPHLCFREGIEPFGGCRLCLVENDEGRLVTACETPVEDGANFVSESERINSIRRTVLSLLISEHSRDCLSCPSSGDCRLQEVSSYLNLTEDDLSRLRPDLPEAEPDESNPFFVRNHDKCILCGLCVRVCKATGAEAIDFAYRGHDTRISTFMDRAIIESSCVSCGECVEVCPVGALVSRREKPFTEVKTVCPYCGAGCGIYLGVRGDRVVSSRGDPDNPVNRGKLCVKGRFALNFVNSPERLKKPLIKVGDSFIEVEWEEALSKVAERLSEYRGDEFAAVASAKCTNEENYILQKFTRTVMLSGNIDHCARLCHAPSIRGLSMTLGSGAMTNSIAELEDSACILAVGTNPTETHPITAYSVIRAISSGAKLVVIDPRRTRISELADIHLQNRPGSDIPLIMAMCRFIIEEGLHDRVFVESRTEGFDEFRDAVMALDLEEVENLTGVEAEDIRRAAITYASNQPASIIYSMGITQHVDGTANVIALSNLALLTGNLGKPSAGINPLRGQNNVQGACDMGALPDLLPGYQGLDGSSRFSDRWGSPIPGPGMTLPEMFDAALEGRLRAMYIMGENPLISEPDAEKTRKALESLDFLVVQDIFLTETAELADVVLPACAWAEKDGTFTNTERRVQLLRKALDAPGEARTDWEILCMLAEKMGAEGFDYGSSSEIFSEIAALVPSYAGISYERLQDGGIQWPCTSDEHEGTQYLHSERFSTPTGRASFILPEYQERDVSEEYPYVLVTGRNLYQYHTRSMTGRVPELDSFSESEELLINPLDAADLGVEDGDTVLVKSERGSLEVRARVAGEVMEGVVFMTFHFAETPANLLTGGGRDPASGMPELKFTPVTIKPVG, encoded by the coding sequence ATGAAGTGGACTGTTAATTTTAGAATAGATGGAAGGGAACTTGAGGCTGAACATGGCATGACCGTCCTTGAGGCGGCCCTTGCAAATGACATATACATCCCCCACCTCTGCTTCAGGGAGGGTATCGAACCCTTTGGGGGATGCAGGCTGTGTCTGGTGGAAAACGATGAGGGACGTCTTGTAACGGCCTGTGAAACTCCTGTAGAGGATGGTGCGAACTTCGTATCTGAATCAGAGAGGATAAATAGTATCAGGAGAACTGTGCTATCCCTTCTGATATCAGAGCACAGCAGGGACTGCCTTTCATGCCCCTCATCAGGGGACTGCCGTCTCCAGGAGGTCTCATCCTATCTTAATCTGACAGAGGATGACCTTTCGAGACTCAGACCCGATTTACCTGAAGCAGAACCAGATGAATCAAACCCCTTTTTCGTTAGAAACCATGATAAGTGCATTCTTTGCGGTTTATGCGTAAGGGTCTGCAAGGCTACCGGTGCAGAGGCCATAGATTTTGCCTACAGGGGACATGACACCAGGATATCCACCTTCATGGACAGGGCCATCATCGAATCAAGCTGTGTGTCCTGCGGGGAATGCGTGGAGGTCTGCCCTGTGGGGGCCCTTGTTTCAAGGAGAGAGAAACCCTTCACCGAGGTGAAGACGGTATGCCCCTACTGTGGTGCTGGCTGCGGCATCTACCTTGGTGTGAGGGGGGACCGGGTTGTGAGTTCAAGGGGAGACCCTGATAATCCGGTTAACAGAGGTAAACTATGTGTTAAGGGTAGATTCGCATTGAATTTTGTAAACAGCCCTGAAAGACTTAAAAAGCCACTCATAAAGGTCGGTGACAGCTTCATTGAGGTGGAGTGGGAGGAAGCCTTATCCAAAGTGGCCGAGAGGTTATCAGAGTACAGGGGTGATGAGTTTGCTGCAGTTGCATCTGCAAAGTGCACCAATGAGGAGAACTATATCCTTCAGAAGTTTACGAGGACCGTGATGTTATCCGGTAACATCGACCACTGTGCAAGGCTCTGCCATGCACCCTCCATAAGGGGCCTCAGCATGACGCTGGGTAGCGGTGCAATGACAAACTCAATAGCTGAACTTGAAGATTCAGCATGCATCCTGGCGGTGGGGACCAACCCCACCGAGACACACCCCATAACGGCCTACAGTGTAATCAGGGCCATCAGCTCAGGTGCAAAGCTGGTGGTCATTGACCCAAGGAGGACGAGGATCTCGGAGCTTGCAGACATCCACCTCCAGAACAGGCCCGGGTCTGACATTCCATTGATCATGGCAATGTGTCGTTTCATCATTGAGGAAGGCCTCCATGACAGGGTATTCGTGGAGTCAAGGACAGAAGGCTTTGATGAATTCAGGGATGCGGTCATGGCCCTGGACCTGGAGGAGGTTGAAAACCTCACCGGTGTTGAAGCCGAGGATATAAGAAGGGCTGCAATCACCTACGCATCAAACCAGCCGGCCTCCATCATATACTCAATGGGCATCACCCAGCACGTTGATGGTACCGCCAATGTGATTGCACTTAGCAACCTCGCCCTCCTTACAGGTAACCTCGGTAAACCATCTGCAGGCATAAACCCGCTCAGGGGCCAGAACAATGTCCAGGGAGCCTGTGATATGGGGGCACTTCCGGATCTACTCCCCGGCTACCAGGGACTGGATGGGTCATCGAGGTTCTCTGATAGATGGGGTTCACCCATACCGGGACCCGGGATGACGCTACCTGAGATGTTTGACGCCGCCCTGGAGGGACGTTTGAGGGCCATGTACATAATGGGTGAGAATCCCCTGATCAGTGAACCTGATGCTGAGAAGACCCGGAAGGCCCTTGAAAGTCTTGATTTTCTTGTTGTCCAGGACATATTCCTGACAGAGACTGCTGAGCTTGCTGATGTCGTTCTTCCGGCATGTGCATGGGCAGAGAAGGATGGGACATTCACCAACACCGAGAGGAGGGTTCAGCTGCTCAGGAAGGCCCTCGATGCCCCCGGGGAAGCAAGGACTGACTGGGAGATACTCTGTATGCTGGCAGAGAAGATGGGGGCTGAGGGCTTTGATTATGGATCATCCTCGGAGATATTCAGTGAGATAGCAGCACTCGTGCCATCATATGCCGGCATATCATATGAGCGGCTTCAGGATGGTGGCATACAGTGGCCCTGCACATCTGATGAGCATGAGGGCACACAGTACCTGCATTCTGAGAGATTCTCAACACCCACAGGCAGGGCTTCATTTATCCTGCCAGAGTATCAGGAAAGGGATGTCTCAGAGGAGTATCCATATGTCCTTGTAACCGGTCGCAACCTCTACCAGTACCATACAAGATCCATGACAGGGCGCGTGCCGGAACTTGATTCATTCTCTGAGAGTGAGGAACTTCTCATTAACCCTCTGGATGCAGCAGACCTCGGAGTTGAGGATGGTGACACGGTCCTCGTGAAATCAGAGAGGGGGTCTCTGGAGGTGAGGGCAAGGGTTGCAGGGGAGGTCATGGAGGGTGTTGTCTTCATGACATTCCACTTTGCAGAGACCCCGGCAAATCTCCTCACCGGGGGAGGGCGTGACCCGGCATCAGGGATGCCTGAACTGAAATTCACACCCGTCACCATAAAGCCTGTGGGGTAG
- the mobB gene encoding molybdopterin-guanine dinucleotide biosynthesis protein B: MSREGEVKRMKIIGVTGTKDTGKTTLVEKLVRKLTDEGYRVATLKHTHTGFDFPGKDTDKHRRAGAEIVAGSGRETFFLLEREMGLEEIAGTLEILDDLDFLIVEGFKEMEYASVSTSTPGDFTVKVVDPFTLEDVDELIDLLKRRSYGLLQDLNCKKCGFSSCREFREAKIRGEADDVDCRSQPERVLLRIDGKPVPLNPFVQEFISKTVRGMIDALETESLKNGRVDLIIK; this comes from the coding sequence ATGAGTAGAGAGGGTGAGGTGAAGAGGATGAAGATCATCGGCGTTACCGGTACAAAGGACACTGGAAAGACCACACTTGTGGAAAAACTCGTGAGAAAACTCACTGATGAGGGCTACAGGGTCGCGACACTTAAACATACCCATACCGGCTTTGATTTCCCTGGGAAGGATACTGATAAGCACAGGAGGGCCGGTGCAGAGATCGTCGCCGGGAGTGGGAGGGAAACCTTCTTCCTCCTTGAAAGGGAGATGGGCCTTGAGGAGATAGCTGGCACCCTTGAGATCCTTGATGACCTGGACTTCCTCATAGTTGAAGGCTTCAAGGAGATGGAGTATGCCAGCGTATCAACCTCCACGCCCGGCGACTTCACAGTGAAGGTTGTTGATCCATTCACCCTGGAGGATGTGGATGAGCTCATTGATCTCCTGAAAAGGAGGAGTTATGGTCTGCTGCAGGACCTCAACTGCAAGAAATGCGGTTTCAGCTCATGCAGAGAGTTCAGAGAGGCCAAGATCCGTGGAGAGGCTGATGATGTTGACTGCAGGAGTCAGCCCGAGAGGGTTCTCCTCAGGATCGATGGAAAACCTGTCCCTCTAAACCCCTTCGTCCAGGAGTTCATATCAAAGACTGTGAGGGGTATGATTGATGCCCTCGAAACAGAAAGCCTTAAGAATGGAAGGGTTGATCTCATCATAAAATAG
- the fdhD gene encoding formate dehydrogenase accessory sulfurtransferase FdhD has protein sequence MSLYREVDAFRVDDERRRVLEKVVNDIEVRIRINGGMDQRFTASPQALEEFATGYLLGEGLVDSVDDILSIEISDNIIDAEIESGDLDIRRELVMGSDCFGGWRQRVEMVEPVDSDFRVRADDIFRAFKRMVNSAVVWRMTGGTHVAALVTGDEFRVFEDVSRHVAVDKVIGSGAMDGVNFGESFIVYSGRMPADMLIKVVRAGVPIIASNAAPTSSGYDAAQRTGLTMLGFVRGKRFNIYSHPERII, from the coding sequence ATGTCACTGTACAGAGAGGTTGATGCTTTCCGTGTGGACGATGAAAGGAGAAGGGTCCTTGAAAAAGTCGTTAATGACATTGAGGTGCGTATAAGGATAAATGGTGGTATGGATCAGCGCTTCACTGCAAGCCCCCAGGCCCTTGAGGAGTTTGCAACAGGTTACCTCCTTGGTGAGGGTCTGGTGGACTCCGTCGATGATATATTATCCATTGAAATCAGTGATAACATAATCGATGCTGAGATAGAATCAGGAGATCTTGATATACGAAGGGAGCTTGTGATGGGCTCCGACTGTTTCGGTGGCTGGAGGCAGAGGGTGGAAATGGTGGAACCCGTTGATTCAGACTTCAGGGTCAGGGCTGATGACATATTCAGGGCATTCAAGCGTATGGTGAACTCTGCGGTTGTCTGGAGGATGACCGGAGGTACCCATGTGGCTGCACTTGTAACAGGTGATGAATTCAGGGTTTTTGAGGATGTCAGCAGGCATGTGGCTGTCGATAAGGTGATAGGCTCCGGTGCGATGGATGGTGTTAATTTCGGGGAGAGTTTCATTGTCTATAGTGGTAGAATGCCCGCGGATATGCTCATAAAGGTCGTCCGTGCAGGGGTACCGATCATAGCGTCCAACGCCGCCCCAACATCCTCAGGGTATGATGCTGCCCAGCGGACGGGTCTTACAATGCTCGGTTTCGTCCGCGGGAAGAGATTCAATATATACAGCCACCCTGAGAGGATAATTTAG